The region CAAAGCAACCTGAATTAAAACAGGCAGTGGATGTGAATAAACATTTCTGCAAAgtagatacacaaatggccaatgaacacatgaaaacatgctcaacatcactaactattagagaattgcaaatcTAAACTACactgagttatcacctcacaccaactAGGATGGccactattaaaaaaagaaagaaagaaagaaagaaaaagcaaataaacattgataaggatgtggagaaactggagccTTATGCCCTAGTGGTAGAAATAAGATAGTGCAATCGCAATGGAAACACACTGAAGgttcttagaaaattaaaaatagaattacaataTAGTCAGTAATCACACTTCTGAGTATAATATATCCAAAcaaattgaaagcagggacttccctggtggtccagtgactaagattccaatgcagggggcccatgtatgatccctagtcagggaactagatcccatacgctgcaatgaagatggaagatcctgtatgccacaactaggacctggcacagccaaatagataaatattaaacaaaaaagaattgaaagcagtatCTGGAAGATAAATTTGCATATCTATGTTCACTGCCTCATTGTTCAGGATATCTGGGAGGAAGCGACCCAAACACCTACCAAGGGATGAAATGGGAAAAGTGTGGTATATGCATGGAATGGAATACTAGTCAGtctttaaaaagatgggaatccTATTacttgctacaacatggataaactttgagaacattatactaagtgaaatctgCCAGTCAAGAAAAGACTAATTTTGTATGATTTTGCTTCTATGAAATATCTGAAGTAGttaaactcacagaaacagaaattagaatGGGGGAGGCAGGACGCAATCGTGGGGGAAGTGTGTGGGGGGGCGTTGCTCAATgaatatagagtttcagttttgcaaaaatTCTACAGATCTGTTACATAACAATGCAAATAGTTAACACTTCTGAACTATACCCATAAAAAGTTAGGATTatacgttcttttttttttaagatttcttttttatgtggatcatttttaaagtctttattgaaattgttataatattgcttctgttttatattttggtttttgtggctgggaggcatgtgggatcttagctcccagaccggGAATCCAACCTATACCCCTGAACTGGAAGTCCAATTCTTAATTAACCACGGGACCGTCAAAGTGTGTTCTACGTCACAGAGGTTTGAAGAGGAGGGCAGCCTCCTCGGTGCGCTCTTCACTTTTAAATCCAGCCTTGCTAGCTCTTTCATCCAATCACAGCATCTCTAGAGCCCCCACCTGCCTCTTCTCCGGATAGGCATGGCCTCCTCGCTCCGCCAGGCGCCGCCCTCGCCGCGGGCCTCGCTCGCCCGGCCCCTCGCCCCGCCTACGAGTTTCCTCCAATCGCAGCCCTGGCCCCGCCTCCTACCCCAGCCTTTTTCCTGCATCCGGGCTCGGAGAGGCGGCTCTGAAGACCAGCGAGCAGCATGGAGGTCCGCGGCGAGTCCCAGTCCGGCCCGAGCTGTTCGTCGTCCTCCCGGGATGGCTCCGGGGTCTCGGTCTCCAAGGAGTTGCTGGTGGCGGGGAGCGGCGGCCGCGGAGGTGACGGGCGGGTGGGCGGCAGCGGCGTGGGGCGCGCACGTGCCGCTGGGGGCGGCGCTGCCGGAGCGGCGGGTCGGGGGCGCCCTGCCTAGCGCCTGCACCGCCGAGGGACCCGGACATGCCTCCGGCTGCGGGGTTGGGGGACTGGCCGGCCTGGGTGTGGGCATCCGGCCTCGAGCCCGAGGGTGGTTCATGTTTTAGGCACAGTGCTGAGTGCCCGGTGCTGACGCCGCAGCACGACCTTCCCCCGCCCTAGGGGACGGCCTTAGAATCAGGTCTGGGTTCCAGCAGCTGGCTAGTAAGGGGAGCAGGGGAGTATTATGGGTTGGGCACCCTCTCTCTGCAGATGCTCACGGAGCCACCCTTAGTGCCCTCCTCTGGTAGAGGGAGACGCGGCCAGGATACCCTCAGGTTTCTAGACATCATAATAGAGAGCTAAGCAAAGCTAGGGTTCGAATCCCAACCCCACGAGTAATTAGCTGTCGAACTATTTTTGGAGGGGGGCGGTGTTCGAGGAGAATAAAGTTCATTCGAGTGGGAGACGCTGTTAGAACAGATGGCCAGCTCAAGGAAGAGCCGAACCAGCAGTGGAACTTTTTTGTGGCTCattgtccgacgctttgcgaccccgtggactgcagcactccaggcttccctgtccttcactgtctcccagagtttcctgaaactcgtgtccgttgagtcgatgatgccatccaaccatctcatcctctgttgccctcttctcctcctaccctcagcctttcccagcatcagggtcttttccagtgagttgggctcttcacatcaggtggccaaaatattggagcttcaacttcagcgtcagtccttccaatgaatatttcagtgtggatttcctttaggattgactgctttgatctcttgGCAGTCCAAGgtgctctcaggagtcttcagcACCATAGTGGGAGAGTTGTTTACATCCCCAGTGCCTCAGCTTTTACATTTGGAAAATGGAAGTACTAGtacctatagtttttttttttttttttttctgagaagaaTAATGAGTGTAATGTCTTGGGCATATCCTCATTAAATATTAACTTGAAAAAAGATTCTGTGAGAGTCCAGAGCATCCGAAGACATTATAATAATGGCTGGAGCTTCTTGGTGCCTACTCTGCCCCAGGAATTAACTCGctaaatttaatcctcacagctgcCCTGTGTGGAGTTGGTTCTGTTAGGGCGGttgtatagatgaggaaacggagACCTGTTGTATCATACAGATAAGTAACTTGTTGGAGGTTGTGTGGCTGGAAAGTGGCAAAACTGGGATTTGAGTCCAGTTGGTGTGGCCCCAGAGTCCATGCTCTTTTCACCAATCCAACTATTAGGTATAAGCTATTGATAGTAAGCTAGGAGTGTTGAGCTGCTGCTTTGAGGGTGAACAGGATTTTTATACCAGAGTGAAGAGATTTTCCAGGTGTAGGAACTCGGGTGCATAAAGCCTTGGGTTTTGAAAGGTAAGTCCTGTTCTCTGTGCTCTGATGGGCTGGAGAGTTGGGTTGATTTGAGGAGCTGTGAAAAGGCTAAAGGAGTTCTCTTTAAAGGGCTGTTTTGTCTACATCAGACATCTTGACTGAAAGGGAACTTACCAGGCGGAGATGTtctataaatgaagaaattaataCTCAAAAAGTGTAGGTGATTCGCCCAGTATAATGTAGCTGGTAAACCATTTCTGGCTTTGCTTAACCCTTATGTACTCTACTGCTTCCTGCATTCTGTCATTGCCGACCTACATTTGTTGCTGGTAGATTTCTGGCCCAGCAAGGTGCAGTTTAGTGGGCATTTATTACCTGGCATTGGTGAagcagagatgtaagagacaggttTAAAGGGGGGAGATCTGCAGAAAGAGCTAAAATGTTGTAATGGAACTTGgagtgctccttttttttttttttttttaatgtgttagaaagtgaggaagaaacaGTCAAGACTTGAGGGTGGAGGGTGGTCTCGGAAAGTTTGCTCTTGGGCTGCTGTCTCTTTGTGCTGTAAtaaaggaagtgtgtgtgtgttttcaggtaTATGGGACAGGTTGCTCATCAACCCCAAAcctaattccagaaagaattccACTCTTCAAACAGTTCGGATAGAGAGGAGTCCCTGTGAGtacccttccctctcctctctctctctctcaagaacCCTCTCTGATGTGAACTTCTACCTGATCAATCACTTGTTTGTTGGGACAGTGTCTGCTTTTGTTGTCAGAGAGTCCATTCTAGCAAGCCTTACTTGGAAATTACATCGTGAATTCAGTGCACAGGGATAAAATTTCTTGTATTATTCCCCTGCTTTAAGAGGGTGGGGCTTAGACcaggcaggagactcgggttcgattcctgggttgggaagattccctggagacaggagtggcaacccactccagtattcttgcctggagaatcttacggacagaagagcctggcaggctgcagtccttggggtcgcaaagagtcagacacgactgagtgactaacacttaagaGGGTAACCTTGCCCAGAAAAACCTGTGGGATGGATTTTTGGAAATCAAAATCAGTTATTGTTAAACTCCATGGGAAATTTTTCCAGAGGTTACTGAGTCCCAAATTTCACACACAGATGTGGGAAAACACCACCAGATTTGATTAAATTGGACACAGTTACTTAAATGGTAAATGTTACTCATAACAGGGCCAGTTCTTTTTATTAATTACTCTGTGATATTGCTGTATCGCATACTCTAAGTATAGGTGAATCAGACTTTGTTCAGATAGCATCATGTAATACTTAGCATCTGTGTAATTCCctcttaatgtttaaaaaaaaataattcgtAAAAGTGGTGTAAATGATACATGAGGTTATCATGTCTATAAACTACAGAATCGTGAGTAGTCGAGGGGAAGTTAACCATAATATGCACTAAATGTGCAACAGCTGAAATGATTGCATGGTGGCTCCCCATTCAGatataagtttttgtgtggacataggtTTATATTTTTGGAGGGTACATATCTCTGAGtggaattttaagaatttttattttttagtattttggctgtgccacccatcatgtgggatcttagctccccaaccaggggtggaactgtcacccccctgcattggaagcatggtgtctcaaccactgaaccccaagggaagtccccacagtgtattttttaatagagaaaagaTCACCAAATTCTTTTCCAAGTTGGGGATACCATCTGGAATCCTAGCAGTCCTGTTTCACAATTCAAGGCCATTTTTTGACCTTCAcctccattttcttcttccatgCTCTGAACATTTTAGTCCACTGTTACATGGCTGTATCAGTGACCTAACAAGTTCTGAGAGCTCATGATGTGCACGATTATATGCTGGGCCTCTTCTGAGAGCTAACTCAATAAATGACATATCCCTGTTCTTTGTCCCCCTGTGCTTAGCACAGTACCTGATAGTTACtacccctgttttacagatgggtaaactgaggttTTGATTGGCTAAATTAAATGTATTAGACTCCTGTGGTTGCACATGAATGAAACCCAGCTCCAGTTGCCTTTAGCCAGCTGATATTGGctcattttggggggaaaaataccCCCAGTGATTTCAGGTACATCTGAATCCAGGTGCTCAGCATCATCTGGCATCTGCCACTCTATATCTCTTAGCTCTACCTTCCTGGTGTTGACTTTATCTAGAACCAGCTCTTCCCTGATGATGGGTGGTAGGTGGGCCAGTTTATCAGCAGCTCTAGGTTTACATTCAGCAACTCACCTAGTCATTGACTCTGAAAGAATGGACATCTTTCTCAACAGTCCAAAATAGAGTCCCAGGGTGATCTCTAATTGGCTTGCCAGATCACAGTGTCATGAGACCAAATCATAGTGGCCAAGGTTGTGGAATACATAGGCATGGACTGGGTAGGGACCAGAGTGACTAAGAGTGACAGAGCTTAATAAAAGTCGTCATTAtcagaagaaagggaaacagaTGTGGGGCTTCATTAACATCCATTGCTTCCTTAACCTGCCCCAGGTAACTCAGATAGTGAGACGTggaactggggctctgtgatgagcCTCATGCATTTAACTATTAAGTCCTACCGCCTACTTATTCAGGTACTGTCTGTTGAATGCCATTCTAGGAATTTTCAGCTCTGAGCATATATGACAAACACGAAACATTGAGAAATAATTGCTGAATTGTGcagtcatactgttttccatggacagaggaattccccagacaagaatactggcatgggtaaccattcccttctccaggggatcttcctgtcccaggcatcgaacccaggtctcctgcattgcaggcagattgtttactatctgagccgccagggaagcccagcattttaagaattcagaagagaaagaaaagttttaaaatagaagGAATTTGAATGCTTTTTTATTGAATTGTTATTATTCCTGTCAAATTGAGAAGTGTTTTTATAGAAATTCTGGACTTTAAAAGTTTGACCAAAGACTGACAAATATTGATAAATGATATTTTCACTCCTCAGTGCTGGACCAAGTACGGACCTTTCTCCCACAGATGGCTCAGGCAAACGAAAAGCtaagaaaagaaatggcaactgcaCAACCTGGTCATTTCAATATTGAAAATACTGATGAGACTCTTGGACAAGTTATTCAAATGGTAACTATGGCTTGTTTTCATTTCATCACATAAAATAAACAGTATGTGTCGTCAcctgaaaaacaaagagaaccTTCAAATTTTAATTCCAAGTGTTATTTTCCTTCTTGCAAAATCAGCTCATGTTTCCAGTACTGCACAGGTACTCAGTCATTTGATGGTTAAATGACCGAATTATGTAGTCCTAATAACCTCGTAAGTCAGCAAGCTTCCCTGGGTGAAGTCTAGGAATTTAGTCATTCAGAATCATAGAAAGGCTTCTTCAACTCCAATAACACATGTATTATCTAGAAGCATTTATATACTAAGTGTCCTGAGGTTTATAAAATTTTCCCATTCAAGGCCCAAAAGAGGTAATCAGAGTCTGATTCAttgagaatgcaaaaaaaaacaatGTGTGTAACAGAAAAACTGATTATAATTCAGGTGTGAAAATTGTCTCTCACTTTGGGCTCCTCTTATTTCTGCACTGAAATCCCCTTAATAACACTCGTGTCTGGACAGAGCTGACACCATTTTTAATAATCATATACCTGATTCATGAGCAGATATGGCAGCTCTGCCTCTAGCGTATATCCCGAATCAAGCCACTCCTGCTCGGCACCCACGACTCTCACTCTAGGTAATGACAGTCTCCCCTCTGGATTATCCTAGGAATTTCCCAGCCAGGCtttctgcttccacttttttccccagaGTTTGTTCTTGACACATTGCATGTGGCCCCCCAGTTTGGGAACCAGGGGGCTTCCCGTCACATTTCTAATTAATTCAGAGTCCTTCATGGGCCAGTGTGATCCTGCCTCCGTCTCTCCATTGACCTTCTCTCTCACCAAGGACCCTCACTGATTGTACTCCAGCCTCCGTCTCCTTGCTCTGGGCCTTTTCCCTCTTTGTAAAATCCCATCCCCAAATGCCTCCATCTTTCATCACGTGTCACCTCAatggctttcttctttttttcttttttaacttttcactgCCCTACACTGTGCTTTCTGAGCAATTGtttattgcctttttaaaaaaataca is a window of Muntiacus reevesi chromosome 1, mMunRee1.1, whole genome shotgun sequence DNA encoding:
- the NOPCHAP1 gene encoding NOP protein chaperone 1 is translated as MEVRGESQSGPSCSSSSRDGSGVSVSKELLVAGSGGRGGIWDRLLINPKPNSRKNSTLQTVRIERSPLLDQVRTFLPQMAQANEKLRKEMATAQPGHFNIENTDETLGQVIQMDVALFEMNPSHSKEEDSSEENSQDSSEDSSESEDEGDSTSSEGEVTIDNIKLPHSEDGKGKIEVLDGSASENKEKQENK